A region from the Paludicola sp. MB14-C6 genome encodes:
- the fliQ gene encoding flagellar biosynthesis protein FliQ, with protein sequence MSTNEVMSVLQQAMLVAIKVAAPILVISILIGLVISIFQAATQIHEQTLTFVPKLLAIALILILLGPWMIETMMDFTVYIFDSALKLI encoded by the coding sequence ATGTCAACAAATGAAGTTATGAGTGTACTTCAACAAGCAATGTTAGTAGCAATTAAGGTTGCGGCTCCAATTTTGGTTATCAGTATCTTAATTGGTCTTGTAATTTCTATTTTTCAAGCTGCAACGCAAATTCACGAGCAAACCTTGACTTTCGTTCCAAAATTATTAGCAATTGCTTTAATACTGATTTTGCTTGGCCCATGGATGATTGAAACCATGATGGACTTTACGGTTTACATATTTGATTCAGCATTAAAGCTGATATAG
- a CDS encoding sigma-70 family RNA polymerase sigma factor: MQALKAETLPIQHYDLWKKYEDTQSVDIRNTLITLYSPLVRQIALRTTGSYQYVNFLDDLINEGIIALLDAIEKFDLSKNVKFETFASIKIKGAMIDFIRRQDCFPRRVKRMAKVLAEAESDLCNKLEHHPSQQELADHLNMTVNELGKLQLEVYSLNVYSFEQVVYESNAENTLAELFTSHSDSPEQRLANQELATTVANAIESLKENEKLVIALHYKEQLKIKDIANILNISDSRVSQIHSNALKKLKAVIEQYITN, from the coding sequence ATGCAAGCGCTAAAGGCTGAAACTTTACCAATTCAACATTATGACTTATGGAAAAAATACGAGGATACGCAGAGCGTAGATATCCGTAATACGTTAATCACTCTATATAGCCCTTTGGTTCGTCAAATTGCATTAAGAACTACGGGAAGTTACCAATATGTAAACTTCTTAGATGATTTAATCAATGAAGGCATTATTGCTTTATTAGATGCAATAGAAAAATTTGATTTATCGAAAAATGTTAAATTTGAAACATTTGCTTCCATAAAAATAAAAGGAGCCATGATTGACTTTATTCGAAGACAAGACTGCTTTCCTCGAAGAGTGAAAAGAATGGCGAAAGTGCTTGCGGAAGCAGAATCCGATTTATGCAACAAGCTTGAGCATCATCCCTCTCAACAGGAACTTGCAGATCATTTGAATATGACTGTTAATGAGTTGGGTAAGCTGCAGCTTGAAGTGTATTCTTTAAATGTGTATTCTTTTGAGCAAGTAGTTTATGAAAGTAATGCAGAAAATACACTTGCTGAACTTTTTACCTCTCATTCGGATAGTCCTGAACAACGATTAGCCAATCAAGAATTAGCAACAACCGTTGCGAATGCAATAGAATCATTAAAAGAAAATGAGAAGTTAGTTATTGCATTACACTATAAAGAGCAACTAAAGATTAAAGATATTGCAAATATTCTAAATATCAGTGATTCCCGTGTATCTCAAATTCATTCAAACGCATTAAAAAAGCTAAAAGCGGTTATTGAACAGTATATTACGAACTAG
- the fliM gene encoding flagellar motor switch protein FliM, with amino-acid sequence MAEVLSQKQIDELLGNLQSGGKDINEVQQESKEKKYKEYDFRTPKRITRDQIKLLDSIFENFSRLLALQLSSILRISCEAELVTLEEQQYYEFSNALNDSVLMGIFSLDRKINDNEKQIIMEMARPLSYSIIDRLLGGNGEGYNVDKDYTDIELSIMRYIFEKLASIFTNAWSNYIDVTADYDMIETNSRLIQSIAPDETIVIIIIEVTIRSLKEKINICIPSESLNTIFKSFENKFVRVSKKGDTFIENQRKEFILDSLNEAPLTVTGLLGESEIKLQDLLNLQVGDIIPLGTPVQGNTIQVNVDEHPWFMGVMGVKKKKYAIKIGKVLD; translated from the coding sequence ATGGCAGAAGTATTGTCCCAGAAACAGATTGACGAATTACTTGGCAATCTGCAAAGTGGCGGGAAAGATATTAACGAAGTGCAGCAGGAGTCAAAAGAAAAGAAATATAAAGAATATGACTTTCGAACGCCGAAGCGAATAACAAGAGACCAAATTAAGCTTCTAGACAGTATATTTGAAAATTTTTCAAGACTTTTGGCGTTACAACTATCGAGTATTTTACGAATTAGTTGCGAAGCTGAGTTAGTAACCCTTGAAGAACAACAATATTATGAGTTTAGTAATGCATTGAATGATTCGGTTTTAATGGGTATTTTTAGTTTAGATCGAAAAATAAACGACAATGAAAAACAAATTATAATGGAAATGGCACGTCCGTTATCTTATAGCATCATTGATCGATTATTAGGTGGAAACGGCGAAGGTTATAATGTTGATAAAGATTATACAGATATTGAGCTCTCAATTATGCGATACATATTTGAAAAATTAGCATCCATATTTACAAACGCTTGGAGCAATTATATTGATGTAACAGCAGATTATGATATGATTGAAACCAATTCCAGATTGATTCAATCTATTGCTCCTGATGAAACAATTGTAATTATTATAATCGAAGTTACCATTCGATCATTAAAGGAAAAAATCAATATTTGTATTCCTTCGGAATCTTTAAATACCATTTTTAAATCTTTCGAAAATAAATTTGTAAGAGTGTCGAAAAAAGGTGACACCTTCATTGAAAACCAAAGAAAAGAATTTATTCTGGACAGCCTAAATGAAGCACCACTAACAGTTACCGGATTATTGGGTGAATCAGAAATTAAACTCCAGGATTTACTCAATTTACAAGTAGGGGATATTATTCCGTTAGGTACACCTGTACAAGGAAATACAATTCAAGTCAACGTGGATGAGCATCCTTGGTTTATGGGTGTTATGGGCGTTAAGAAGAAAAAATATGCGATTAAAATAGGCAAAGTCCTTGATTAA
- a CDS encoding OmpA/MotB family protein, translating to MARKKKDDVEEGAYWMDTYGDMVTLLLTFFVLLFSMSSIKQEKWQMLVTALKGQFKTTEQLVVANPGANGDEKGNGKVPPSGKDSTMGTEDKKVDKVESFDDLYLYLKQYVESKGLEGDVQLSKGDGFTYIQFKNNIFFDGDSSVLRSDGKVILDVLSGALAGIPKEIKEISVYGHTAQERVDQPNTVNFDWSLSNDRAKNVVLYLIDKNILSNDKYASSGFGQNRPIVPHDGTEATRRKNRRVEIRITQSGKAITAIEEIYNQLNNPSSTEKKAD from the coding sequence ATGGCTCGTAAAAAGAAAGACGACGTTGAAGAAGGCGCATATTGGATGGACACCTATGGTGATATGGTAACCCTTCTACTAACCTTTTTTGTTCTTTTATTCTCTATGTCATCTATTAAACAAGAAAAATGGCAAATGCTTGTTACTGCTTTAAAAGGACAATTTAAAACAACCGAACAGTTGGTTGTTGCCAATCCGGGGGCAAATGGCGATGAAAAAGGAAATGGTAAAGTTCCACCATCAGGAAAAGATTCAACAATGGGAACTGAAGACAAAAAAGTTGATAAAGTAGAAAGCTTTGATGACCTTTATCTTTATTTAAAGCAATATGTTGAAAGTAAAGGGCTTGAAGGAGATGTCCAGCTTTCTAAAGGTGATGGATTTACCTATATTCAGTTTAAAAATAATATTTTCTTTGATGGCGATAGTTCTGTGTTACGTTCGGATGGTAAAGTGATATTAGATGTTTTATCGGGCGCTCTTGCCGGAATACCGAAAGAAATAAAAGAAATTTCAGTGTATGGACATACTGCACAAGAGCGTGTGGATCAGCCAAATACTGTTAATTTTGACTGGTCATTATCAAATGATAGAGCTAAAAATGTTGTATTATATTTAATTGATAAAAACATTTTAAGTAATGATAAATATGCTTCCAGTGGTTTTGGCCAAAATAGACCAATTGTACCTCATGATGGTACAGAGGCAACACGAAGAAAAAATCGTCGAGTGGAAATAAGAATTACGCAAAGTGGAAAAGCGATAACCGCAATAGAGGAAATATATAATCAGCTGAATAATCCATCCAGCACGGAGAAAAAGGCGGATTAA
- a CDS encoding flagellar biosynthetic protein FliO, whose protein sequence is MKTNFFPELIIYIIAIAACLYGCYVLSKFVAKKMNRTMSGNKIKVIERVAFGQDKCIALCNICGNYFVIGVSNQNIKILLKLDESYFENEEAPPKANFADMFQSALKTTIHKSKNNDSNQFNTQA, encoded by the coding sequence ATGAAAACAAACTTTTTTCCAGAGTTAATTATTTATATTATTGCAATTGCAGCTTGTCTTTATGGATGCTATGTGTTGAGCAAGTTCGTTGCAAAGAAAATGAATCGTACAATGTCCGGAAATAAAATTAAGGTCATTGAACGAGTTGCATTCGGACAGGATAAATGTATCGCTTTATGTAATATTTGCGGAAATTATTTTGTAATTGGCGTTTCAAATCAAAATATTAAAATCCTTTTGAAATTGGATGAAAGTTATTTTGAAAATGAAGAAGCTCCACCAAAAGCAAATTTTGCAGATATGTTTCAGTCAGCTTTAAAAACGACAATACATAAGTCTAAAAACAACGACTCAAACCAGTTTAATACGCAAGCTTAG
- the fliP gene encoding flagellar type III secretion system pore protein FliP (The bacterial flagellar biogenesis protein FliP forms a type III secretion system (T3SS)-type pore required for flagellar assembly.) — translation MKKLKKFLISFATVLLSSVVFPVACYAEGKLNVNLDGNNMQTVEIVIMLTLIALIPTILIMMSSFTRIIIVLSFLRNALGLQQTPPNQVLIGIALFLSLFIMSPVITEINKTAYEPYQKEQITQEQFLEKAQVPLKKFMLKQTKKEEINLFVKLSKTEIVKDNNVDKLSNEELLQKLPMTVVTPAFIISELKRAFMIGFLIFIPFLIIDMIVSSTLMSMGMIMLPPVMISLPFKLLLFVLVDGWSLLIKTLALSFN, via the coding sequence ATGAAGAAATTAAAAAAGTTCTTAATCTCTTTTGCAACAGTATTATTGAGCTCTGTTGTATTTCCGGTTGCATGTTATGCAGAAGGAAAGTTGAATGTCAATTTAGACGGAAACAATATGCAAACTGTTGAAATTGTGATTATGTTAACATTAATTGCACTCATTCCAACGATATTGATTATGATGAGTTCGTTTACACGAATTATCATTGTCTTATCTTTTTTGCGGAATGCGCTTGGCCTTCAACAAACACCTCCTAATCAGGTGTTGATAGGAATTGCGTTGTTTCTTTCTTTATTTATTATGTCGCCGGTTATAACCGAGATTAACAAAACTGCCTATGAGCCATATCAAAAAGAGCAAATAACCCAAGAACAGTTTTTGGAAAAGGCCCAAGTTCCTCTCAAGAAATTTATGTTAAAGCAAACAAAAAAAGAGGAAATCAATTTGTTTGTGAAACTTTCAAAAACTGAAATTGTGAAAGATAATAATGTTGATAAATTAAGTAATGAGGAATTGTTGCAAAAGCTTCCGATGACAGTTGTAACCCCTGCTTTTATTATCAGCGAGTTAAAGCGAGCCTTTATGATCGGATTTTTAATCTTCATTCCATTTTTGATTATTGATATGATTGTATCAAGTACGTTAATGTCGATGGGTATGATTATGTTACCACCGGTTATGATATCGCTTCCATTTAAACTATTACTTTTTGTTTTGGTTGATGGATGGAGTTTACTCATTAAAACACTGGCGTTAAGCTTTAACTAA
- the fliR gene encoding flagellar biosynthetic protein FliR, with the protein MQLDYDFTLLLLVCMRMTGCIMFNPIFGRRNIPMTIKIGLTVLLSLFVYGLLPEGTTTEITSALMLSIYMVKELAVGFAIGFIINLFLSVLIVAGEFMDIQIGLSMSQIYDPASNVSMPVSASLLNVLMMMVFFLSNSHLTLMQVFVHAGQALPYNELTISPQVFENLALLLSNILIYAVKMSMPLLAAELVTEIGVGLIMKAVPQINVFVVNLQLKILIGFVMLFVLIPPFASFFERLLTLMFDNINQLLGVMT; encoded by the coding sequence ATGCAACTAGATTATGATTTTACCCTGCTATTATTGGTATGTATGCGAATGACAGGATGTATCATGTTTAATCCGATATTTGGTCGAAGAAATATTCCAATGACAATTAAAATCGGATTAACGGTATTACTTTCTTTGTTTGTGTATGGCTTACTCCCCGAGGGAACAACAACCGAAATCACTTCAGCACTTATGCTTTCCATTTATATGGTCAAAGAGCTGGCAGTTGGATTTGCAATTGGTTTTATAATTAACCTGTTCTTATCTGTACTAATAGTAGCTGGAGAGTTTATGGATATTCAAATAGGATTATCCATGTCGCAAATATATGATCCAGCAAGCAACGTTTCTATGCCAGTATCTGCATCCTTGTTGAATGTACTCATGATGATGGTTTTCTTTTTATCGAACTCCCACCTAACGCTAATGCAGGTGTTTGTTCATGCAGGACAAGCATTGCCATATAATGAGCTTACAATTTCGCCGCAGGTGTTTGAAAATTTAGCCTTGTTGCTCTCAAATATTTTGATATATGCTGTAAAAATGTCAATGCCCCTACTTGCAGCAGAGCTTGTCACAGAAATTGGCGTGGGATTGATTATGAAAGCAGTGCCACAGATTAACGTATTTGTAGTAAATCTACAATTAAAAATCTTAATTGGTTTTGTAATGTTATTTGTGTTAATACCACCATTCGCATCGTTTTTTGAACGATTACTGACATTAATGTTTGATAATATAAATCAATTGTTGGGTGTTATGACCTAA
- the flhA gene encoding flagellar biosynthesis protein FlhA: MKKILNNLIAVAVVLIVFLIIVPLPAFMLDVMYVINITLSLMILLITMYIKETLEFSVFPSILLITTLFRLGLNISSTRLILTKQGEAGQVIKTFGSFVLSGNIVVGFIVFLIIVLVQFIVITKGAERVAEVSARFTLDAMPGKQMAIDADLSSGLIDEQQAKIRRENIQREAEFFGSMDGATKFVKGDAIMSIIITFINFIGGTIIGMVQGGASFTDVLHIYSIATVGDGLVAQIPALLISTATGMIVTRAASQEHLSTDITRQFMAQPISLIISGIAIAVLGLIPGMPWYIFIPFGALLAFMGYKLIQTQKQEKARAFAMESTAAPVENAVDEGEYYRNIDNVYNLLQIDSIEMEFGYSLLPLIDERSGSSFIERLVMFRRQFALEMGAVVPEVRLRDNGFLNPNQYIIKIKGEEIAKGEILVDYYLALDPGGVSGTIDGIDTIEPAYGIPSKWITQDKKELAEIYGYTVIDPLSVVITHLSEVVKRHAHELLSRQDVNQLLDTVRKYNTTLVDDVVPNIISFSGLQKILANLLKEGVPIRDIETILETLSDYAPSIRDTELLTEYVRQALKRTITRKWSDGGQIRVITLDSEVEKVILNAINKNDQGTYLALDPQIIQKIVSNLLDCIAKVKEVIQVPIILTSPVVRIYFSRMLEQFYQDAVILSFNEIDINVQIQALANVTLD; encoded by the coding sequence ATGAAGAAAATATTAAATAACTTGATAGCCGTTGCAGTCGTTTTGATTGTATTTCTGATTATTGTTCCTTTGCCGGCGTTTATGTTGGATGTTATGTATGTAATCAACATTACGCTGTCTTTGATGATTTTGTTAATTACCATGTACATAAAAGAAACGCTTGAATTTTCAGTGTTTCCTTCCATCTTGCTGATTACAACATTGTTCAGGCTTGGATTAAATATTTCTTCAACTCGTTTAATCTTAACCAAACAAGGTGAAGCAGGACAAGTAATTAAAACGTTTGGTAGCTTCGTTTTATCTGGGAATATCGTAGTTGGATTTATTGTATTCTTAATTATCGTATTAGTACAATTTATTGTAATTACAAAAGGTGCTGAGCGTGTTGCAGAGGTATCTGCACGTTTTACATTAGATGCAATGCCGGGTAAACAGATGGCAATTGATGCTGACTTAAGTTCTGGTTTAATTGATGAACAGCAAGCGAAAATCAGACGTGAAAATATCCAGCGAGAAGCCGAATTTTTTGGCTCTATGGATGGTGCTACGAAGTTTGTTAAAGGTGATGCGATTATGTCAATCATCATTACTTTTATTAACTTTATTGGTGGTACGATTATCGGTATGGTACAAGGTGGGGCTTCTTTTACTGACGTATTACATATTTACTCTATTGCAACGGTTGGTGACGGATTGGTTGCCCAAATACCTGCCTTATTGATTTCTACTGCAACGGGTATGATTGTAACTCGTGCAGCATCTCAAGAACATTTGAGTACAGACATTACCAGACAGTTTATGGCACAGCCGATTTCTTTGATTATTTCAGGTATTGCTATTGCGGTTCTTGGCTTAATACCGGGTATGCCTTGGTATATCTTTATTCCGTTTGGTGCGCTTTTAGCCTTTATGGGGTATAAACTCATACAAACTCAAAAGCAAGAAAAAGCTAGGGCTTTCGCAATGGAATCTACGGCTGCACCTGTTGAAAATGCAGTAGATGAGGGCGAATATTATCGCAATATTGATAATGTATATAATCTACTCCAAATTGATTCGATTGAAATGGAGTTCGGATATAGCTTATTGCCATTGATTGATGAAAGAAGCGGTTCGAGCTTTATTGAACGTTTGGTTATGTTCCGCAGACAATTTGCATTGGAAATGGGCGCAGTTGTTCCGGAAGTTCGACTCCGAGATAATGGATTTTTGAATCCAAATCAATATATTATTAAAATAAAAGGCGAAGAAATCGCAAAAGGCGAAATTTTAGTTGATTATTATTTAGCTTTAGATCCGGGTGGAGTATCGGGTACAATTGATGGTATTGATACGATTGAGCCGGCTTATGGTATTCCAAGTAAATGGATTACTCAAGATAAAAAAGAGCTTGCCGAAATATACGGTTATACGGTTATTGATCCGCTATCGGTTGTAATCACACATTTGTCCGAGGTCGTAAAACGCCATGCACATGAGTTATTATCTCGTCAGGATGTAAATCAGCTATTGGATACTGTTCGTAAATACAATACAACACTCGTGGATGATGTCGTACCAAATATTATTTCATTTAGCGGATTACAAAAGATACTTGCTAACTTATTAAAAGAAGGTGTTCCAATAAGAGATATAGAGACGATATTAGAAACATTATCGGATTATGCACCATCGATACGAGATACTGAGTTGTTAACGGAATATGTTCGCCAAGCATTGAAACGTACCATTACAAGAAAATGGTCCGACGGCGGTCAAATTCGTGTTATTACATTAGATAGTGAAGTGGAAAAAGTAATCCTAAACGCAATCAATAAAAATGATCAAGGAACCTATCTGGCTTTAGATCCACAAATCATTCAAAAAATTGTATCAAATTTGTTGGATTGTATCGCAAAAGTCAAAGAAGTCATCCAAGTTCCAATTATATTAACTTCACCGGTTGTAAGAATTTATTTTAGCAGAATGCTTGAGCAATTCTATCAAGATGCAGTTATTCTATCATTTAACGAAATTGATATCAATGTTCAAATACAAGCTCTTGCAAACGTTACACTTGACTAA
- a CDS encoding response regulator gives MNKKIMLVDDAAFMRMMIKDTLKKNGFEDIVEAANGQEAVAAYEEHHPDLVIMDITMPVMDGLQALQAIKAADPNATVVMCSAMGQENMVLDALKLGAQDFIVKPFKADRIMKTVSTVLGQ, from the coding sequence ATGAATAAGAAAATTATGCTTGTCGATGATGCTGCATTTATGAGAATGATGATTAAAGACACATTAAAGAAAAATGGATTTGAAGATATTGTTGAAGCAGCAAATGGCCAAGAAGCAGTAGCTGCATATGAAGAGCATCATCCTGATTTAGTAATCATGGATATCACAATGCCTGTTATGGATGGTTTACAAGCATTGCAAGCAATCAAGGCTGCTGATCCAAATGCAACTGTTGTTATGTGTTCTGCTATGGGACAAGAGAATATGGTACTTGATGCATTGAAATTAGGTGCACAAGATTTTATTGTAAAACCATTTAAAGCAGACAGAATCATGAAAACAGTTTCTACGGTTTTAGGTCAATAA
- the flhB gene encoding flagellar biosynthesis protein FlhB, whose protein sequence is MPGDSKTEKATPKKRKDERKKGNVFQSKDITTVVSIICIFYGIKLLFPFIYNTIRNLLLKYISYIKTVISLDVNNVMDILLECMTAFFSILAPIALIAMIVGIIGSGAQTKFIISFQSIKPKFSNLSPLKGIKKMFSLNSAVELIKSIIKVVIISYVLYSGFKGITKDITKLMAVSLNESILFIFDAIMNLVLKISLVFGVIALFDYLYQWWNYEKNMKMSKQELKEEYKHMEGDPQVKGKIKEKQRKISMSRMMQAVPTADVIIRNPTHFAIALKYDLEKDAAPMVVAKGQDYVALKIIEIAQVHQIPMTENKPLARALYATVEPNMPIPAEFYAVIAEIMAWVYTLKQKELKR, encoded by the coding sequence TTGCCAGGGGACTCTAAAACCGAAAAAGCCACCCCCAAGAAGAGAAAAGACGAACGAAAAAAGGGTAATGTTTTTCAAAGTAAAGATATAACAACAGTAGTCTCAATTATATGTATCTTCTATGGAATTAAGCTTCTGTTTCCGTTTATCTATAATACAATCAGAAACTTATTATTAAAATATATTTCCTATATTAAAACAGTTATTTCGCTTGATGTTAATAACGTAATGGATATTTTATTGGAATGTATGACTGCTTTTTTTTCGATTCTTGCACCAATTGCGTTAATAGCAATGATTGTTGGTATCATTGGATCGGGTGCACAAACGAAATTCATTATTTCCTTTCAATCCATAAAGCCTAAGTTTTCCAATCTTAGCCCGTTAAAGGGTATAAAAAAGATGTTTTCACTTAATTCAGCTGTGGAGCTGATTAAATCAATTATAAAAGTAGTAATTATATCCTATGTTTTGTATTCCGGTTTTAAAGGCATTACCAAAGACATAACGAAATTAATGGCGGTATCATTAAACGAATCCATACTTTTTATTTTTGATGCAATTATGAATCTTGTCTTAAAAATATCTTTGGTATTTGGTGTTATTGCATTATTTGATTATCTCTATCAATGGTGGAACTATGAAAAGAACATGAAGATGTCAAAGCAAGAATTAAAAGAAGAATATAAACATATGGAAGGTGACCCTCAAGTTAAGGGTAAAATTAAAGAAAAACAAAGAAAAATATCAATGTCTAGAATGATGCAAGCAGTCCCTACTGCAGATGTTATCATTCGTAACCCAACCCATTTCGCAATCGCATTAAAATATGATTTAGAGAAAGATGCAGCACCAATGGTTGTCGCAAAAGGACAAGATTATGTTGCACTTAAAATAATAGAAATTGCTCAAGTACATCAAATTCCGATGACAGAAAATAAACCATTAGCACGTGCTCTTTATGCTACAGTTGAACCTAATATGCCGATTCCGGCAGAGTTTTATGCTGTTATTGCGGAAATCATGGCTTGGGTATATACACTAAAACAGAAAGAGTTGAAACGATGA
- a CDS encoding flagellar hook-basal body protein, with protein MTRGFYNLSSSMMTQNRMLSAISNNIANVKTPGFKKSKILTKTFDELIINRIDGNTTPIGKTSMFRTADISATVHSQGTVEQTDRTLDFSITGQGFFAVQNQAGNTVYTRSGSFNVDNEGYLILQGVGRVLGENGPIRLGTDQVTADERGNIYNEKGTAIGKLALYDFADYKNLLTVGTGLFSGANATKVQNPSIMWKSVEGSNVNIGEELSSSIATQRVLQSVSQAIKMYDSTLGSAVTQIGRIN; from the coding sequence ATGACACGAGGTTTTTATAATTTGAGCTCCAGTATGATGACACAAAATAGAATGTTATCTGCAATCAGCAATAATATTGCAAATGTAAAAACGCCCGGATTTAAAAAAAGCAAGATATTAACAAAAACTTTTGATGAGTTAATCATCAATCGAATTGATGGAAATACAACGCCTATCGGAAAAACTTCAATGTTTCGTACTGCGGATATTTCGGCAACCGTTCATTCACAAGGAACAGTCGAACAAACTGACCGTACATTAGATTTTTCGATAACAGGACAAGGCTTTTTTGCAGTTCAAAATCAAGCCGGCAATACTGTTTATACTCGCTCAGGAAGCTTTAATGTCGACAATGAGGGCTATTTAATATTGCAAGGTGTTGGCAGAGTATTAGGTGAAAACGGACCGATTCGGTTGGGCACGGATCAAGTTACAGCTGATGAACGTGGAAATATATACAATGAAAAAGGAACTGCAATCGGAAAGCTTGCACTTTATGATTTTGCGGATTATAAAAATTTGTTAACGGTTGGAACAGGGCTTTTTTCAGGAGCTAATGCAACAAAAGTTCAAAATCCATCCATTATGTGGAAATCAGTAGAAGGCTCCAACGTAAATATTGGGGAAGAGTTATCAAGCTCTATTGCTACACAACGTGTTTTACAAAGTGTTTCTCAAGCAATTAAAATGTATGATTCAACATTGGGAAGTGCCGTTACTCAAATCGGACGTATTAACTAA
- the fliY gene encoding flagellar motor switch phosphatase FliY, which translates to MDTKTELFSPMEIDAIGEILNISLGSSATSVSGLLDRRVNITTPKVSVSTASEFKFDAFEPAIAVEINYISGLSGTNIMILKETDVQAIVGLLLGTDYSDQEFVMDEMSISAICEVMNQMMGAASTALSQFLNRTVNISTPTTFPIENADEFKRKYYKDNDELITVSFNLMIENMVNSEFISVLTVDLAKELLSLFNMEEPDLSGPTEPIPQPKPQPQPIAPPVSTPQQPTYTQQPAPQQPKPQPRPVQQKPRVVEQYVDVNMQPPSYEMFDEDTALTDNESNNLNMIMSIPLQITVEIGRTKKKIKEILEFTTGTIIELNKQAGTQVDVFVNGQAIAKGDVVVVDDYYGVRITEVSSNSEILKLL; encoded by the coding sequence ATGGACACAAAAACAGAGCTATTTTCTCCAATGGAAATAGATGCAATCGGCGAAATATTAAATATTAGCCTTGGTTCATCTGCAACATCCGTATCAGGATTGTTGGACCGCAGAGTAAATATTACTACACCGAAGGTTTCGGTCAGCACAGCATCAGAGTTTAAGTTTGATGCTTTTGAACCGGCTATTGCAGTAGAAATCAATTATATATCCGGACTTTCCGGAACAAATATTATGATTTTAAAAGAAACAGATGTTCAAGCAATAGTTGGATTACTTCTTGGAACGGATTATTCGGATCAAGAATTCGTTATGGACGAAATGAGTATCAGCGCAATTTGCGAGGTCATGAATCAGATGATGGGTGCGGCATCAACTGCACTATCTCAGTTTTTAAATCGCACAGTTAATATTTCTACTCCAACAACGTTTCCAATTGAAAATGCGGATGAGTTTAAACGTAAATATTATAAAGATAATGATGAATTGATAACCGTTAGCTTTAATTTAATGATTGAAAACATGGTTAACAGTGAATTTATCAGCGTATTGACAGTTGATTTGGCAAAAGAATTATTATCTTTATTTAATATGGAAGAACCTGATTTATCAGGTCCTACCGAACCAATTCCACAGCCAAAGCCTCAACCACAGCCAATAGCACCACCGGTAAGTACACCGCAACAACCTACATATACACAACAGCCGGCGCCTCAACAGCCAAAGCCGCAGCCTCGCCCAGTACAGCAAAAGCCAAGAGTGGTAGAGCAGTATGTGGATGTAAATATGCAGCCGCCATCTTACGAGATGTTCGATGAGGATACTGCATTAACAGATAATGAATCGAATAACTTAAATATGATTATGTCTATTCCGCTTCAAATTACAGTAGAAATCGGTAGAACGAAAAAGAAAATCAAGGAAATACTTGAATTTACTACAGGAACAATCATTGAACTGAATAAACAAGCAGGAACACAAGTAGACGTTTTTGTGAACGGTCAAGCGATTGCCAAAGGCGATGTCGTTGTTGTAGATGATTACTATGGCGTGAGAATTACAGAAGTATCAAGCAATAGTGAGATTCTTAAATTATTATAA